The following are from one region of the Nitrospirota bacterium genome:
- a CDS encoding sigma 54-interacting transcriptional regulator, which translates to MKKTTIPSDNLASLRRTAEEKLRTQLERLKKLSTQDIDELVHELGTHQIELEMQNEELRKTRDELESSRNQYAELYDFAPVGYFTLDAHGLIEGVNLTGAHVLGIERGLLLKRPFISFIPEAADREIFSIHREEVFQKPGNHTCEVRLRKKDGAVFYAQLQSAANEIIDGKTGYIRTTILDISDRRRAEYEIQKAYDELEQKVKERTGELVRANEQLSREIVERKGTEESLRSANAENTQLKDRFQAENIYLHKDIDREFNFGEIIGRSNALEYVFFKVEQVAPQDATVLLLGETGTGKGVVARAIHSKSSRKDRPIITVNCSALPANLIESELFGREKGAFTGSHDRMMGRFELADNGTLFLDEIGEMPMDLQTKLLRVIQDGEFERLGGPKTIKVNVRIIASTNRKLEEEIRKGGFREDLFYRLNVFPITIPPLRQRKEDIPLLVDYFVAKFNKKTGKKIETVSKDTLIMLQEYDWPGNVRELESVIERAVITSQGTGLQILDRFVNSLKAGEQEAQDGKCLAELERDHILQALEKTGWRIEGEKGAAAMLGLNPSTLRGRMRKDGIRRTEKGPGSFGKEHADADTESGSF; encoded by the coding sequence ATGAAAAAAACCACCATTCCATCAGACAATCTGGCCTCCCTTCGCCGGACGGCCGAAGAAAAGCTGCGCACACAGCTTGAGAGGCTGAAAAAGCTCTCTACCCAGGACATTGATGAACTTGTTCACGAGCTGGGGACGCACCAGATCGAGCTGGAGATGCAGAACGAAGAACTGCGCAAGACCCGGGATGAACTGGAGTCATCGAGGAACCAGTACGCTGAATTATATGATTTTGCGCCTGTCGGCTATTTTACCCTTGATGCGCACGGATTGATAGAGGGGGTAAATCTTACCGGCGCGCATGTGCTGGGAATCGAGAGGGGCTTGCTGCTCAAGAGGCCCTTTATCAGTTTTATCCCGGAAGCGGCGGACAGGGAGATTTTTTCGATTCACCGCGAAGAAGTTTTTCAAAAACCGGGCAATCATACCTGTGAAGTCAGGCTCAGGAAAAAAGACGGCGCGGTGTTCTATGCGCAGCTCCAAAGCGCAGCGAATGAAATTATCGATGGCAAGACCGGTTATATCCGTACCACGATCCTTGACATCAGTGATCGCAGGCGGGCGGAATACGAGATCCAAAAGGCATATGATGAGCTGGAACAGAAGGTAAAGGAACGGACCGGAGAACTGGTCAGAGCAAACGAGCAGCTCTCGCGGGAAATAGTGGAGCGCAAGGGCACGGAAGAGTCGCTTCGGAGCGCAAATGCGGAAAACACGCAGTTAAAGGACCGGTTCCAGGCTGAGAACATCTACCTTCACAAAGATATCGACAGGGAGTTCAACTTCGGCGAGATCATCGGGCGAAGCAATGCTCTCGAGTATGTGTTCTTCAAGGTCGAACAGGTGGCGCCCCAGGACGCGACCGTTCTCCTCCTTGGCGAGACCGGCACGGGGAAGGGAGTAGTAGCGCGCGCCATTCACAGCAAAAGCAGCCGCAAGGACCGGCCCATAATAACGGTCAACTGCTCGGCGCTCCCGGCGAATCTCATCGAAAGCGAGCTCTTCGGGCGGGAAAAAGGCGCATTCACCGGCTCCCATGACCGGATGATGGGGCGCTTCGAACTTGCCGACAACGGCACCCTGTTTCTCGACGAGATCGGCGAGATGCCGATGGACCTTCAGACCAAGCTGCTCAGGGTCATCCAGGACGGCGAGTTTGAGCGGCTGGGCGGCCCAAAAACCATCAAGGTCAATGTGCGGATCATCGCGTCCACCAACCGGAAGCTGGAGGAAGAGATCCGGAAGGGCGGGTTCAGGGAGGACCTGTTCTACCGGCTGAATGTTTTTCCCATCACGATCCCGCCGCTCCGGCAGCGCAAGGAGGACATCCCGCTTCTTGTCGATTATTTTGTCGCCAAGTTCAACAAGAAAACAGGAAAGAAGATCGAGACCGTGTCGAAAGACACGCTGATCATGCTCCAGGAATACGACTGGCCGGGCAATGTGCGCGAGTTGGAGAGTGTCATCGAGCGGGCGGTGATCACGAGCCAGGGGACCGGGTTGCAGATACTGGACCGGTTCGTGAATTCCCTGAAGGCCGGTGAACAGGAGGCGCAGGACGGCAAGTGCCTTGCCGAGCTGGAACGCGACCATATCCTCCAGGCGCTCGAAAAAACCGGGTGGAGGATCGAAGGGGAAAAAGGCGCGGCAGCGATGCTCGGTCTCAACCCCAGCACGCTTCGCGGCCGGATGCGGAAAGACGGCATCCGCCGTACAGAAAAGGGTCCAGGTTCATTCGGGAAAGAGCATGCGGACGCGGATACGGAAAGTGGGAGCTTCTGA
- a CDS encoding antibiotic biosynthesis monooxygenase: MTDMIIVTLRMTVRPDRRNDVAETIRGMLEPTRVERGCINYCLYQDIENKNTFALMEEWKTRDDLEKHFRTDNYRRLLALMDLLSEPPELQFNTVSQTAGMEFLLTVPFQN, translated from the coding sequence ATGACCGACATGATAATCGTAACACTGAGAATGACTGTGCGACCAGACAGGCGTAATGATGTCGCGGAGACGATCCGAGGAATGCTCGAGCCCACGCGGGTTGAACGGGGTTGCATTAATTACTGTTTGTATCAGGACATTGAGAACAAAAACACCTTTGCCCTCATGGAGGAGTGGAAAACACGGGACGATCTTGAGAAGCACTTTCGTACGGACAATTATCGGAGACTCCTCGCATTGATGGACCTCCTCAGCGAACCTCCTGAGTTGCAGTTCAACACGGTGTCACAAACGGCAGGGATGGAGTTCTTATTAACGGTTCCTTTTCAAAACTGA
- a CDS encoding sigma 54-interacting transcriptional regulator, whose amino-acid sequence MRKKSDTSKPKLKSRHPKTPTGKSVHGTLKTKTQNEPSSRRKSSHGLRAETEELRARLAEAEETLRAIRGGEVDALVVSQPGGDQVFTLKGVDHAYRVLVEEMNEGAATLNADGVIHYCNNSLASMLEISLEKVIGSSLQRYVSPEFLPAFDQFMKRSLRDSGKAELSLKKETGALLPVLVSGRRLPLDEARRISIVITDLAAQKETEETLRNALFEIKKLKEQFQAENRYLLEEFKLLHTHENIVGNSEAIRSVLKQVEQVAGTDSTVLIQGETGTGKELLADAIHNLSPRKGRLLVKVNCAALPPTLIESELFGREKGAFTGAHAPQMGRFELADGGTLFLDEISELPLELQTKLLRVLQDGEFERLGSPKTIKVSVRLITATNRDLNQCVRENRFREDLFYRLNIFPLFVPPLRERKEDILPLVWSFVQEFGTRMGKRIESIPRKGIETLRNYGWPGNVRELRNVIERAMIMSTGSILRIEMPKSIEAINGRSGTLEEIEGRHIIDVLNSRGWRVSGKGGAAEILGLNPKTLESRMKKLGIQREK is encoded by the coding sequence ATGAGAAAAAAATCAGACACCTCGAAGCCAAAATTGAAAAGCCGGCATCCGAAGACGCCAACCGGGAAGTCCGTGCATGGCACGCTAAAAACTAAAACTCAAAATGAACCATCAAGCAGGCGAAAATCATCCCACGGTCTTCGTGCGGAAACAGAAGAACTTCGCGCGCGGCTTGCGGAAGCCGAGGAAACGCTGCGCGCCATCAGGGGCGGAGAGGTTGACGCGCTGGTTGTTTCACAGCCCGGCGGAGACCAGGTCTTCACGCTGAAGGGAGTTGACCATGCCTACCGTGTGCTTGTAGAAGAAATGAACGAAGGCGCGGCCACGCTGAACGCGGACGGCGTCATTCATTATTGCAACAACTCGCTCGCTTCCATGCTGGAAATATCTCTTGAAAAAGTCATAGGCTCTTCCTTGCAACGTTACGTGTCGCCGGAATTTCTGCCCGCGTTCGACCAATTTATGAAACGTAGTTTGCGGGACAGTGGAAAGGCAGAACTTTCCCTGAAAAAGGAAACAGGGGCCTTGCTTCCAGTGCTTGTGTCCGGGCGCAGATTGCCTCTGGATGAGGCCCGCAGGATCAGTATCGTCATAACGGACCTGGCTGCCCAGAAAGAAACCGAGGAAACGCTTCGCAACGCCTTGTTTGAGATCAAGAAGCTCAAGGAACAGTTTCAAGCCGAGAACCGCTACCTCCTGGAAGAATTTAAGCTGTTGCACACACATGAGAACATCGTGGGCAACAGCGAGGCTATTCGCAGTGTGCTGAAACAGGTGGAGCAGGTGGCTGGTACGGATTCCACGGTCCTGATCCAGGGCGAGACAGGCACAGGGAAAGAGCTGCTGGCCGATGCGATCCATAACCTGAGCCCGCGCAAGGGGCGTCTCCTGGTGAAAGTAAACTGCGCCGCGCTGCCCCCGACCCTCATCGAGAGCGAGCTCTTCGGCCGAGAGAAGGGCGCCTTCACCGGCGCCCATGCCCCGCAGATGGGCCGCTTCGAACTGGCTGACGGCGGCACTCTGTTCCTCGACGAAATCAGCGAGCTGCCGCTGGAGCTGCAGACCAAGCTGCTCCGGGTGCTCCAGGACGGTGAGTTCGAGAGGCTCGGGAGCCCCAAAACCATCAAGGTAAGCGTCCGGCTCATTACCGCCACGAACCGAGATCTGAACCAATGTGTTCGCGAAAACAGGTTCCGTGAAGACCTGTTTTACCGACTCAACATCTTTCCGCTCTTCGTGCCGCCTCTGCGTGAGCGCAAGGAAGACATCCTTCCGCTGGTGTGGTCCTTTGTCCAGGAGTTCGGTACGAGAATGGGGAAACGGATTGAATCCATACCCCGGAAAGGCATCGAGACCCTGCGGAACTATGGGTGGCCTGGAAATGTACGGGAGCTGCGCAACGTTATCGAGCGGGCGATGATCATGAGCACCGGCTCGATTCTCCGCATCGAGATGCCGAAGTCGATTGAGGCAATAAACGGGCGCTCCGGCACGCTCGAAGAGATTGAGGGCCGGCACATCATCGACGTCTTGAACTCCAGGGGTTGGCGCGTGAGCGGAAAAGGCGGAGCAGCGGAGATCCTCGGTCTCAATCCGAAGACGCTTGAGTCGAGGATGAAAAAACTGGGCATTCAAAGGGAAAAATGA
- a CDS encoding circadian clock KaiB family protein has protein sequence MTKKKINDEAKGFEKRIKAAAGRKYVLRLYVTGMTPRSLLAITNIKKICEEHLKGRYDLEVIDIYQRPTLAEGEQIIAAPTLIKKLPLPLRRFIGDMTNTEKILLGLDLRPGKAKTSSKSV, from the coding sequence ATGACCAAAAAAAAGATCAACGATGAAGCAAAGGGGTTCGAAAAGAGAATCAAGGCCGCGGCAGGCAGGAAATATGTTCTTCGCCTTTATGTGACCGGTATGACCCCCCGTTCTCTCCTTGCAATTACAAACATAAAGAAAATATGCGAGGAACACTTGAAAGGCCGTTACGACCTTGAAGTCATCGATATTTACCAGCGGCCGACGCTCGCTGAAGGAGAGCAGATCATCGCCGCGCCGACGCTCATTAAAAAACTGCCTCTTCCCCTGCGGAGATTCATCGGCGATATGACCAATACCGAAAAGATCCTCCTGGGGCTGGATCTAAGGCCGGGGAAAGCAAAGACATCATCAAAGAGCGTTTAA
- a CDS encoding circadian clock KaiB family protein, with the protein MKKTDTIKSVRSRSRKTTTKTAKTKKRIVPEELWDLRLYVAGQTPKSLAAFANLKRICEEHLAGKYKIEIIDLMKNPQLARGDQILAMPTLVRKLPPPIKKLIGDLSNTERVIVGLDIRPAR; encoded by the coding sequence ATGAAAAAAACCGATACAATAAAGAGTGTAAGATCAAGGTCGAGGAAGACAACGACAAAGACAGCCAAAACAAAAAAGAGGATAGTCCCGGAAGAACTATGGGACCTCAGACTTTACGTTGCGGGCCAAACACCGAAATCTCTTGCTGCATTCGCAAATCTCAAGCGGATCTGTGAGGAGCACCTTGCGGGGAAATATAAAATCGAGATCATAGACCTCATGAAAAATCCTCAGCTGGCCCGGGGAGACCAGATCCTCGCCATGCCGACCTTGGTACGGAAACTGCCGCCTCCCATAAAAAAGCTCATTGGCGATCTATCCAACACGGAGCGCGTCATCGTCGGGCTTGATATAAGGCCTGCGAGATAA
- the kaiC gene encoding circadian clock protein KaiC, with amino-acid sequence MSHKTKKQGHQRAQLSKSPTGIQGLDEVTGGGLPKGRPTLVAGGAGCGKTLFGMEFLVQGARQYNEPGLFVSFEENSRELTKNFSSLGYDLNELVARKKLILDHVYIERSEIEVTGEYDLEGLFVRLQSLIDSIGAKRIVLDTIETLFSALPNEGILRAELRRLFRWLKAKGLTAIITAEKGDGDLTRHGLEEYVSDCVIALDHLVTDLVATRRMRIVKYRGSSHGTNEYPFLIDDTGISVLPITSVELRHAASTERISSGITTLDAMLGGKGYYRGSSILVSGTAGTGKTSMAAHFADSVCRRGERCLYLAFEESENQIIRNMRSIGIDIEQWTRRGRLTIHAARPTMYGLEMHLARIHRLIEDIKPHAILFDPITNLMAVAGANEVKAMLTRLIDYLKLKKITAFFTNLSQQHMLEQTDLAVSSLMDTWISLRDIELGGERNRGLYVLKSRGMEHSNQIREFLLTDKGIDLIDVYKGGENVLTGSARAAQEARELSEETLRSEEIERKKRELARKRQAIEAQVAALQSQYEAEEEELNVNLGELKLKKQVVQEDQKKMSLRREHDAGARTNKSRSGRPVK; translated from the coding sequence TGAGGTTACGGGCGGCGGACTGCCGAAAGGAAGGCCGACGCTGGTGGCGGGCGGCGCGGGATGCGGCAAGACGCTCTTCGGCATGGAATTTCTGGTGCAGGGGGCGAGGCAGTATAACGAACCCGGGCTATTCGTGTCCTTCGAAGAAAACTCGCGGGAGCTTACGAAGAACTTCTCCTCCCTCGGGTATGATCTGAACGAACTGGTTGCTCGCAAAAAGCTCATTCTCGATCACGTCTACATCGAACGTTCCGAGATCGAGGTGACTGGAGAATACGACCTCGAAGGGCTGTTCGTCAGGCTCCAGAGCCTTATCGATTCGATCGGGGCAAAGCGGATCGTGCTCGATACGATCGAGACGCTTTTCAGCGCGCTGCCGAACGAGGGCATCCTCCGCGCGGAGCTGCGCAGGCTGTTCCGCTGGCTCAAAGCAAAGGGCCTCACCGCGATCATCACCGCTGAAAAGGGCGACGGCGACCTGACGCGGCATGGCCTCGAAGAATATGTTTCAGATTGTGTCATAGCTCTTGATCACCTGGTGACGGATCTGGTTGCCACCCGTCGCATGCGCATCGTCAAATACCGCGGCTCGAGCCACGGGACGAACGAATATCCCTTTCTCATCGACGATACCGGCATCTCGGTGCTCCCGATCACGTCCGTTGAGCTTCGTCACGCGGCAAGCACCGAGAGAATTTCTTCGGGTATCACGACCCTCGATGCGATGCTGGGAGGAAAAGGTTATTACCGGGGCAGCAGTATTCTGGTCTCGGGTACGGCGGGGACGGGAAAGACGAGCATGGCCGCCCATTTTGCCGATTCCGTTTGCAGGAGAGGGGAGCGCTGCCTCTATCTTGCTTTTGAAGAATCGGAAAACCAGATCATCCGCAACATGCGCTCCATCGGCATCGATATCGAGCAGTGGACAAGGCGGGGCCGCCTCACGATCCACGCGGCCCGGCCGACGATGTACGGGCTCGAGATGCACCTCGCCAGGATACATCGCCTGATCGAGGATATTAAGCCTCACGCCATACTCTTCGACCCCATAACAAACCTCATGGCCGTTGCGGGCGCCAACGAAGTAAAGGCCATGCTGACCCGGTTGATCGATTATCTGAAATTGAAAAAGATCACCGCATTTTTTACGAACCTTTCCCAGCAGCACATGCTTGAACAGACTGACCTTGCCGTTTCATCGCTTATGGACACCTGGATATCCCTGCGCGATATCGAGCTGGGCGGCGAGCGCAACCGCGGCCTGTATGTTTTGAAATCCCGCGGCATGGAGCATTCGAACCAGATCCGCGAGTTCCTGTTGACCGACAAAGGCATCGATCTCATCGACGTGTATAAGGGCGGAGAAAATGTGCTGACCGGATCGGCCCGGGCCGCGCAGGAGGCAAGGGAACTGTCGGAAGAAACCCTGCGCAGTGAAGAGATCGAACGCAAGAAACGAGAGCTGGCCCGCAAACGACAAGCGATAGAAGCGCAGGTCGCGGCTTTACAGTCGCAGTACGAAGCGGAAGAGGAAGAACTAAACGTCAATCTCGGCGAGTTGAAGTTGAAGAAACAGGTTGTCCAGGAAGACCAGAAAAAAATGTCACTGAGGCGGGAGCATGACGCCGGAGCGAGGACAAACAAGTCGAGGAGCGGGAGACCCGTCAAATGA